The Petropleomorpha daqingensis genome includes a window with the following:
- a CDS encoding PP2C family protein-serine/threonine phosphatase — MTLVLRYAARSDRGLIRGNNQDSVYAGPRLLAVADGMGGHAAGDVASKVVIAALEHLDDDAPSGDMLQSMRAAVFEGSEHLREVIREAPQLEGMGTTLTAILFAGGRLALCHVGDSRAYLLRDGEMSQITHDDTFVQTLIDDGRITQEEANSHPQRSLLLRALNGQDVEPDLSMREARAGDRYLLCSDGLSGVVSEETLADALKDPDPQSTADRLIELALRSGGPDNITVIVADVIEVEGGHPALMEPVVDGAAGDNVGQRQVDNRSAAGRAALADPPPPPPPAMPSSVSPPPRRRRRMRWALIALGLVVVLIGAGVGTYAWALQHWFVGVEGSGQDENVAVFRGLHTSPFGVDLYRVDSSTDLAVSDLTPDYRSRVRDGIEANDADDAARILATLRAHRLPLCRTTGKEEPASPTTASPTVGLPSGTLPSDTLPSDTSASGFPVPTGSTATASSTTRTSSAEPGVNCREEN; from the coding sequence ATGACCCTGGTCCTGCGCTACGCCGCGCGCTCCGACCGCGGGCTGATCCGCGGCAACAACCAGGACTCGGTCTACGCCGGGCCCCGGTTGCTCGCGGTCGCCGACGGCATGGGCGGGCACGCGGCCGGCGACGTCGCCAGCAAGGTGGTCATCGCCGCGCTGGAGCACCTGGACGACGACGCCCCGTCCGGCGACATGCTCCAGTCGATGCGCGCCGCGGTGTTCGAGGGCAGCGAGCACCTGCGCGAGGTGATCCGCGAGGCGCCCCAGCTCGAGGGCATGGGGACGACGCTCACCGCGATCCTCTTCGCCGGCGGCCGGCTGGCGCTGTGCCACGTCGGCGACTCCCGCGCCTACCTGCTGCGCGACGGCGAGATGTCGCAGATCACGCACGACGACACGTTCGTGCAGACGCTCATCGACGACGGCCGGATCACCCAGGAGGAGGCGAACAGCCACCCGCAGCGCTCGCTGCTGCTGCGCGCCCTCAACGGCCAGGACGTCGAGCCGGACCTCTCCATGCGCGAGGCGCGCGCCGGCGACCGCTACCTGCTCTGCTCCGACGGCCTGTCCGGCGTGGTGAGCGAGGAGACCCTCGCCGACGCCCTCAAGGACCCCGATCCGCAGTCGACCGCCGACCGGCTCATCGAGCTCGCCCTGCGCAGCGGCGGCCCGGACAACATCACGGTGATCGTCGCCGACGTCATCGAGGTGGAGGGCGGCCACCCGGCGCTCATGGAACCCGTCGTCGACGGCGCCGCCGGCGACAACGTGGGCCAGCGGCAGGTCGACAACCGGTCCGCCGCGGGCCGCGCGGCGCTGGCCGATCCGCCGCCACCCCCGCCGCCGGCGATGCCCAGCTCGGTCAGCCCGCCGCCGCGCCGCCGGCGCCGGATGCGCTGGGCGTTGATCGCGCTCGGCCTCGTCGTCGTCCTGATCGGCGCCGGGGTCGGCACCTACGCGTGGGCGCTGCAGCACTGGTTCGTCGGTGTCGAGGGCTCCGGCCAGGACGAGAACGTCGCCGTCTTCCGCGGGCTGCACACCTCGCCGTTCGGCGTCGACCTGTACCGGGTCGACTCGAGCACCGACCTGGCCGTGAGCGACCTGACCCCCGACTACCGCAGCCGGGTCCGCGACGGCATCGAGGCCAACGACGCGGACGACGCCGCGCGCATCCTCGCCACCCTGCGCGCGCACCGGCTGCCCCTCTGCCGGACGACCGGCAAGGAGGAGCCGGCGTCGCCGACGACGGCGAGCCCGACGGTCGGCCTGCCCTCCGGCACGCTGCCCTCGGACACGCTGCCCTCCGACACGTCGGCGTCGGGCTTCCCGGTGCCGACGGGCAGCACGGCGACCGCCTCCTCGACCACCCGGACCTCGTCCGCCGAACCGGGAGTGAACTGCCGGGAGGAGAACTGA
- a CDS encoding FHA domain-containing protein FhaB/FipA: MTAEIVLQIFRFGFLLLLWLFIFAAFRVVRADLFGGRAGRVSSVPPRAAQQPKKKGQRGPRTLVVTAGPLSGTKITLGEQPILIGRADDSTLVLTDDFASSRHARLTNRGGQWYVEDLGSTNGTYLDQQRVQGPLLVQPGQPIRIGQTALELRT, encoded by the coding sequence ATGACCGCCGAGATCGTGCTGCAGATCTTCCGGTTCGGCTTCCTGCTGCTGCTCTGGCTGTTCATCTTCGCGGCCTTCCGCGTGGTCCGGGCCGACCTGTTCGGCGGCCGGGCCGGCCGGGTCTCCTCGGTGCCCCCGCGGGCGGCCCAGCAGCCCAAGAAGAAGGGTCAGCGCGGCCCGCGCACGCTCGTGGTCACCGCCGGGCCGCTGTCCGGCACCAAGATCACGCTCGGCGAGCAGCCGATCCTCATCGGCCGCGCCGACGACTCGACCCTCGTGCTCACCGACGACTTCGCCAGCTCGCGGCACGCCCGGCTCACCAACCGCGGCGGCCAGTGGTACGTCGAGGACCTCGGCTCCACCAACGGCACCTACCTGGACCAGCAGCGCGTGCAGGGCCCGCTGCTGGTCCAGCCGGGCCAGCCGATCCGGATCGGCCAGACGGCGCTGGAACTGCGGACATGA
- a CDS encoding FhaA domain-containing protein, with amino-acid sequence MGVLQRFERRLEGMVGLAFARIFKGKVHPAEIAKALQREADEQRNVLGEGRVLAPNVYVVRLGQVDYDNLAEWSDQLAAELADMVSEHISGEGYQTFGDVQVTLEQDDDLPTGVFEVSSHVADPSRPPSREAPVPPVNGFPSVAHPALPPLPPIRGRVATDTGRQSPSVSGRAGTRIQHVLVVDGPGTRHVLSSGRNVIGRGTEADIRLPDTGVSRKHVDVVLDSGTAICEDLGSTNGTLVNGRRITRQPLADGDVIRIGHSVLVYRQDGA; translated from the coding sequence GTGGGTGTGCTGCAGCGCTTCGAGCGACGACTCGAGGGCATGGTCGGTCTGGCCTTCGCTCGCATCTTCAAGGGCAAGGTCCACCCGGCCGAGATCGCCAAGGCCCTGCAGCGCGAGGCCGACGAGCAGCGCAACGTCCTGGGCGAGGGCCGGGTGCTCGCGCCCAACGTCTACGTCGTCCGCCTCGGCCAGGTCGACTACGACAACCTCGCCGAGTGGTCCGACCAGCTCGCGGCCGAGCTCGCCGACATGGTCAGCGAGCACATCTCCGGCGAGGGCTACCAGACCTTCGGCGACGTCCAGGTGACCCTGGAGCAGGACGACGACCTCCCGACCGGCGTGTTCGAGGTGAGCTCGCACGTCGCCGACCCGTCCCGGCCGCCCTCGCGCGAGGCGCCGGTGCCCCCGGTGAACGGCTTCCCCAGCGTCGCGCACCCGGCTCTCCCGCCGCTGCCGCCGATCCGCGGCCGGGTGGCCACCGACACCGGCCGGCAGTCGCCGTCGGTCTCCGGCCGGGCCGGCACGCGGATCCAGCACGTGCTCGTCGTCGACGGCCCGGGCACCAGGCACGTCCTCTCCTCCGGCCGCAACGTCATCGGCCGCGGCACCGAGGCCGACATCCGGCTGCCCGACACCGGCGTCAGCCGCAAGCACGTCGACGTCGTCCTCGACAGCGGCACGGCGATCTGCGAGGACCTCGGCTCGACCAACGGCACGCTCGTCAACGGGCGGAGGATCACCCGCCAGCCCCTCGCGGACGGCGACGTGATCCGCATCGGTCACTCGGTGCTGGTCTACCGGCAGGACGGCGCGTGA
- a CDS encoding copper chaperone PCu(A)C: MHRIGAAVLLTVVLTAGCGVQSGTTDLERARIGLDSVDGRVGDLRLLSVSIASPGPRGSTHLAGDTAALLLTVANDGQDDDVLTGAETAVAEKVVFRDGDGAAEERLDVAVPAGGVAVLREVTGAHLELTQLRETLRSGFSVPVTFEFRDAGAVTLSVPIRTYEGVRPDRLVEHSS, from the coding sequence ATGCACCGCATCGGAGCAGCTGTCCTGCTCACCGTCGTCCTGACCGCCGGCTGCGGCGTCCAGTCGGGCACGACCGACCTCGAGCGCGCCCGGATCGGGCTGGACAGCGTGGACGGGCGGGTGGGCGACCTGCGGCTGCTCAGCGTCTCCATCGCCTCGCCCGGTCCGCGCGGCAGCACGCACCTCGCCGGGGACACCGCCGCGCTCCTGCTGACGGTGGCGAACGACGGTCAGGACGACGACGTGCTCACCGGCGCCGAGACCGCCGTGGCCGAGAAGGTCGTGTTCCGGGACGGCGACGGCGCGGCGGAGGAGCGGCTCGACGTGGCCGTGCCCGCCGGTGGGGTGGCCGTGCTGCGGGAGGTCACCGGGGCGCACCTGGAGCTGACCCAGCTGCGCGAGACCTTGCGCAGCGGCTTCAGCGTCCCGGTGACGTTCGAGTTCCGCGACGCCGGCGCGGTGACCCTCTCGGTGCCGATCCGCACCTACGAGGGCGTGCGGCCCGACCGACTGGTCGAGCACTCGTCCTGA